The Camelina sativa cultivar DH55 chromosome 14, Cs, whole genome shotgun sequence genome includes a window with the following:
- the LOC104739674 gene encoding uncharacterized protein LOC104739674, which produces MERAREIGEGSSSSFREQRNLREKERRMRMKHLFSILSSHVSPTRRLPVPQLIDQSVSYMIQLKEKVNYLREKKRTLLRGKVQNRSEGSSSHQPKLSINSRDSTIEMNLVMDSNIKRVLLRELVSVFEEEGAQVMSANLQNLNNMTFYTIIAQAIISRIGIDSSRIEERVRCIIS; this is translated from the exons atggaAAGGGCAAGAGAAATAGGAGAAGGAAGCTCATCGTCGTTTAGGGAACAACGAAACCTCAGAGAGAAAGAGCGACGTATGCGCATGAAACACCTCTTCTCTATACTCTCTTCTCATGTTTCTCCCACTCGTAGG TTGCCAGTGCCTCAACTTATAGATCAATCGGTATCATATATGATCCAACTGAAAGAGAAGGTAAACTATTTGAGGGAGAAGAAAAGGACATTGTTAAGAGGAAAAGTCCAGAATCGCTCTGAAGGGTCGTCGTCACATCAGCCAAAACTCAGTATTAATTCACGGGATTCGACCATAGAAATGAATCTGGTTATGGATTCAAACATAAAAAGAGTATTGTTACGTGAGCTTGTGAGtgtttttgaagaagaaggagctcAAGTTATGAGCGCCAATCTTCAGAACTTGAATAATATGACCTTTTATACCATCATAGCCCAG GCTATCATATCTCGGATCGGGATTGATTCATCAAGGATAGAGGAGAGAGTAAGGTGTATaatctcatga
- the LOC104739675 gene encoding gibberellin-regulated protein 8-like isoform X1, producing the protein MKLIVIQFFIISLLLMSSFFVLSSADSSACGGKCNVRCSKNDRQHEECIKDCNICCQKCKCVPSGTYGNKDECPCYRDMKNSQGGSKCP; encoded by the exons ATGAAACTCATAGTGATACAATTCTTCATTATCTCTCTTCTCCTCATGTCTTCATTTTTCGTACTTTCAAGCGCTGATTCGT CAGCATGCGGTGGAAAGTGCAATGTGAGATGCTCAAAGAATGACAGACAACATGAAGAGTGCATCAAGGACTGCAATATATGTTGCCAGAAGTGTAAATGTGTTCCATCAGGCACTTATGGAAACAAAGATGAATGTCCTTGCTACCGTGATATGAAAAACTCCCAAGGTGGATCCAAGTGTCCCTGA
- the LOC104739675 gene encoding gibberellin-regulated protein 8-like isoform X2, whose product MKLIVIQFFIISLLLMSSFFVLSSADSSCGGKCNVRCSKNDRQHEECIKDCNICCQKCKCVPSGTYGNKDECPCYRDMKNSQGGSKCP is encoded by the exons ATGAAACTCATAGTGATACAATTCTTCATTATCTCTCTTCTCCTCATGTCTTCATTTTTCGTACTTTCAAGCGCTGATTCGT CATGCGGTGGAAAGTGCAATGTGAGATGCTCAAAGAATGACAGACAACATGAAGAGTGCATCAAGGACTGCAATATATGTTGCCAGAAGTGTAAATGTGTTCCATCAGGCACTTATGGAAACAAAGATGAATGTCCTTGCTACCGTGATATGAAAAACTCCCAAGGTGGATCCAAGTGTCCCTGA
- the LOC104739677 gene encoding uncharacterized protein At4g28440-like, which translates to MAEATPALRKPVFTKVNELRPGTNGHSLNVKVVSTKMVMQRGGGGRPSGPQARQMRIAECLVGDETGIIIFTARNDQVDLMKEGSVVTLRNAKIDMYKGSMRLAVDRWGRVEVAEEPTDITVKEDNNLSLIEYELVSVET; encoded by the exons atggcTGAGGCAACGCCTGCTTTGAGGAAGCCAGTGTTCACAAAGGTTAATGAGCTGAGACCAGGAACCAACGGTCACTCACTCAACGTCAAAGTTGTTAGCACTAAGATGGTGATGCAGAGAGGAGGTGGAGGTCGTCCCAGTGGTCCTCAGGCTCGTCAGATGCGTATTGCTGAGTGTTTAGTTGGTGATGAGACTGGAATCATTATCTTTACTGCTAGAAACGACCAAG TGGATTTGATGAAAGAGGGCAGTGTAGTGACTCTGCGCAATGCAAAGATCGACATGTACAAGGGGTCTATGAGGCTTGCGGTTGATAGATGGGGACGTGTTGAAGTTGCGGAAGAGCCTACAGACATCACCGTCAAAGAAGATAACAATCTTTCGCTGATTGAGTATGAGCTTGTGAGCGTCGAAACTTGA
- the LOC104739678 gene encoding AMSH-like ubiquitin thioesterase 2, with protein sequence MVTLSSPSPSLSFIEGGTCKSSHVSRVSFSGPGESSETNSILRDVHISERLLEDFTELARENTEKDLETCGTLAAFLEKGIFYVTTLIIPKQVSTSNSCQAMNEVDVFSIQNERELYPVGWIHTHPSQGCFMSSVDLHTHYSYQVMVPEAFGIVVAPTDSSKSYGIFKLTDPGGMEVLRSCSETGFHPHKEPEDGNPVYEHCSNVYKNSNLRFEIFDLR encoded by the exons ATGGTAACGCTCTCGTCTCCATCTCCTTCGCTCTCTTTTATTGAGGGCGGAACATGTAAATCTTCTCACGTTTCTCGGGTCTCATTCTCCGGTCCCGGCGAATCCTCGGAAACCAATAGTATACTCAGAGATGTTCATATC tcaGAAAGATTGTTGGAAGATTTCACTGAGCTTGCGAGAGAGAACACTGAGAAGGACCTCGAGACTTGTGGGACTCTTGCTGCCTTTCTT GAAAAAGGAATTTTTTATGTAACCACGCTGATAATACCTAAGCAAGTATCAACTTCTAATTCT TGTCAAGCTATGAATGAAGTGGACGTGTTTTCCATACAGAACGAAAGAGAACTTTATCCCGTAGGATGGATTCat ACTCATCCTTCTCAGGGTTGTTTCATGTCATCAGTAGATCTGCATACACATTACTCATACCAG GTAATGGTGCCGGAGGCTTTTGGAATCGTCGTGGCTCCAACCGATAGCTCTAA GAGTTACGGAATATTTAAGCTAACGGATCCAGGAGGAATGGAGGTACTGAGAAGCTGTTCCGAGACTGGATTCCACCCGCACAAAGAACCAGAAGATGGGAACCCAGTTTATGAGCATTGCTCAAACGTCTACAAGAACTCTAACCTTAGGTTCGAGATTTTTGATCTGCGTTAA